Proteins encoded within one genomic window of Pongo pygmaeus isolate AG05252 chromosome 6, NHGRI_mPonPyg2-v2.0_pri, whole genome shotgun sequence:
- the HBP1 gene encoding HMG box-containing protein 1 isoform X3, giving the protein MVWEVKTNQMPNAVQKLLLVMDKRASGMNDSLELLQCNENLPSSPGYNSCDEHMELDDLPELQAVQSDPTQSGMYQLSSDVSHQEYPRSSWNQNTSDIPETTYRENEVDWLTELANIATSPQSPLMQCSFYNRSSPVHIIATSKSLHSYARPPPVSSSSKSEPAFPHHHWKEETPVRHERANSESESGIFCMSSLSDDDDLGWCNSWPSTVWHCFLKGTRLCFHKGSNKEWQDVEDFARAEGCDNEEDLQMGIHKGYGSDGLKLLSHEESVSFGESVLKLTFDPGTVEDGLLTVECKLDHPFYVKNKGWSSFYPSLTVVQHGIPCCEVHIGDVCLPPGHPDAINFDDSGVFDTFKSYDFTPMDSSAVYVLSSMARQRRASLSCGGPGGQDFARSGFSKNCGSPGSSQLSSSSLYAKAVKNHSSGTVSATSPNKCKRPMNAFMLFAKKYRVEYTQMYPGKDNRAISVILGDRWKKMKNEERRMYTLEAKALAEEQKRLNPDCWKRKRTNSGSQQH; this is encoded by the exons ATGGTGTGGGAAGTGAAGACAAATCAGATGCCTAATGCAGTACAGAAACTCCTGTTGGTGATGGACAAGAGAGCCTCAGGAATGAATGACTCATTGGAGTTGCTGCAGTGTAATGAGAATTTGCCATCTTCACCTGGATATAACTCCTGTGATGAACACATGGAGCTTG ATGACCTTCCTGAACTTCAGGCAGTTCAAAGTGATCCTACCCAATCTGGCATGTACCAGCTGAGTTCAGATGTTTCACATCAAGAATACCCAAGATCATCTTGGAACCAAAATACCTCAGACATACCAGAAACTACTTACCGTGAAAATGAGGTGGACTGGCTAACAGAATTGGCAAATATCGCGACCAGTCCACAAAGTCCACTGATGCAGTGCTCATTTTACAATAG ATCATCTCCTGTACACATCATAGCCACTAGCAAAAGTTTACATTCCTATGCACGCCCTCCACCAGTGTCCTCTTCTTCGAAGAGTGAACCAGCCTTCCCTCATCACCATTGGAAGGAGGAAACACCAGTAAGACATGAAAGG gcaAATAGTGAGTCAGAATCTGGCATTTTCTGCATGTCCTCCCTGTCAGATGATGATGATTTGGGATGGTGCAATTCCTGGCCTTCAACTGTCTGGCACTGTTTtttgaaag GAACACGACTGTGCTTTCATAAGGGAAGCAATAAGGAATGGCAAGATGTCGAAGATTTTGCTAGAGCTGAAGGCTGTGATAATGAGGAAGATCTTCAAATGGGCATTCACAAG GGCTATGGTTCTGATGGTCTAAAGTTGTTATCACATGAAGAAAGTGTATCATTTGGCGAGTCTGTACTGAAGTTGACTTTTGATCCTGGTACAGTAGAAGATGGTTTACTTACCGTAGAGTGTAAGCTGGACCACCCtttctatgttaaaaataaag GTTGGTCATCATTTTATCCAAGCTTGACTGTGGTACAGCATGGCATTCCATGTTGTGAAGTTCATATTGGCGATGTATGTCTACCTCCTGGACACCCCGATGCCATTAATTTTGATGATTCAGGTGTTTTTGATACATTTAAAAG ctaTGACTTCACACCTATGGATTCTTCCGCAGTTTATGTGTTAAGTAGTATGGCTCGCCAGCGTCGTGCATCTTTGTCTTGTGGAGGACCTGGTGGTCAAGACTTTGCAAGATCTGGATTCAGTAAAAACTGTGGCTCACCTGGATCATCACAGCTCTCTTCCAGTTCTTTGTATGCTAAAGCTGTCAAAAACCACAGCTCAGGGACTGTGAGTGCCACTTCTCCTAATAAGTGCAAAAGACCAATGAATGCCTTCATGCTTTTTGCCAAAAAATACAGAGTTGAATATACTCAGATGTATCCAGGGAAAGATAACAG agcCATAAGTGTGATCCTTGGTGACAGgtggaagaaaatgaagaatgaagAGAGAAGAATGTACACATTAGAAGCAAAGGCTTTGGCTGAAGAACAGAAACGTTTAAATCCTGACtgttggaagaggaaaagaaCCAATTCA GGCTCACAACAACATTAA
- the HBP1 gene encoding HMG box-containing protein 1 isoform X1, with product MRKPKSSAEGGSEHHNMVWEVKTNQMPNAVQKLLLVMDKRASGMNDSLELLQCNENLPSSPGYNSCDEHMELDDLPELQAVQSDPTQSGMYQLSSDVSHQEYPRSSWNQNTSDIPETTYRENEVDWLTELANIATSPQSPLMQCSFYNRSSPVHIIATSKSLHSYARPPPVSSSSKSEPAFPHHHWKEETPVRHERANSESESGIFCMSSLSDDDDLGWCNSWPSTVWHCFLKGTRLCFHKGSNKEWQDVEDFARAEGCDNEEDLQMGIHKGYGSDGLKLLSHEESVSFGESVLKLTFDPGTVEDGLLTVECKLDHPFYVKNKGWSSFYPSLTVVQHGIPCCEVHIGDVCLPPGHPDAINFDDSGVFDTFKSYDFTPMDSSAVYVLSSMARQRRASLSCGGPGGQDFARSGFSKNCGSPGSSQLSSSSLYAKAVKNHSSGTVSATSPNKCKRPMNAFMLFAKKYRVEYTQMYPGKDNRAISVILGDRWKKMKNEERRMYTLEAKALAEEQKRLNPDCWKRKRTNSGSQQH from the exons TCAGAGCACCATAACATGGTGTGGGAAGTGAAGACAAATCAGATGCCTAATGCAGTACAGAAACTCCTGTTGGTGATGGACAAGAGAGCCTCAGGAATGAATGACTCATTGGAGTTGCTGCAGTGTAATGAGAATTTGCCATCTTCACCTGGATATAACTCCTGTGATGAACACATGGAGCTTG ATGACCTTCCTGAACTTCAGGCAGTTCAAAGTGATCCTACCCAATCTGGCATGTACCAGCTGAGTTCAGATGTTTCACATCAAGAATACCCAAGATCATCTTGGAACCAAAATACCTCAGACATACCAGAAACTACTTACCGTGAAAATGAGGTGGACTGGCTAACAGAATTGGCAAATATCGCGACCAGTCCACAAAGTCCACTGATGCAGTGCTCATTTTACAATAG ATCATCTCCTGTACACATCATAGCCACTAGCAAAAGTTTACATTCCTATGCACGCCCTCCACCAGTGTCCTCTTCTTCGAAGAGTGAACCAGCCTTCCCTCATCACCATTGGAAGGAGGAAACACCAGTAAGACATGAAAGG gcaAATAGTGAGTCAGAATCTGGCATTTTCTGCATGTCCTCCCTGTCAGATGATGATGATTTGGGATGGTGCAATTCCTGGCCTTCAACTGTCTGGCACTGTTTtttgaaag GAACACGACTGTGCTTTCATAAGGGAAGCAATAAGGAATGGCAAGATGTCGAAGATTTTGCTAGAGCTGAAGGCTGTGATAATGAGGAAGATCTTCAAATGGGCATTCACAAG GGCTATGGTTCTGATGGTCTAAAGTTGTTATCACATGAAGAAAGTGTATCATTTGGCGAGTCTGTACTGAAGTTGACTTTTGATCCTGGTACAGTAGAAGATGGTTTACTTACCGTAGAGTGTAAGCTGGACCACCCtttctatgttaaaaataaag GTTGGTCATCATTTTATCCAAGCTTGACTGTGGTACAGCATGGCATTCCATGTTGTGAAGTTCATATTGGCGATGTATGTCTACCTCCTGGACACCCCGATGCCATTAATTTTGATGATTCAGGTGTTTTTGATACATTTAAAAG ctaTGACTTCACACCTATGGATTCTTCCGCAGTTTATGTGTTAAGTAGTATGGCTCGCCAGCGTCGTGCATCTTTGTCTTGTGGAGGACCTGGTGGTCAAGACTTTGCAAGATCTGGATTCAGTAAAAACTGTGGCTCACCTGGATCATCACAGCTCTCTTCCAGTTCTTTGTATGCTAAAGCTGTCAAAAACCACAGCTCAGGGACTGTGAGTGCCACTTCTCCTAATAAGTGCAAAAGACCAATGAATGCCTTCATGCTTTTTGCCAAAAAATACAGAGTTGAATATACTCAGATGTATCCAGGGAAAGATAACAG agcCATAAGTGTGATCCTTGGTGACAGgtggaagaaaatgaagaatgaagAGAGAAGAATGTACACATTAGAAGCAAAGGCTTTGGCTGAAGAACAGAAACGTTTAAATCCTGACtgttggaagaggaaaagaaCCAATTCA GGCTCACAACAACATTAA
- the HBP1 gene encoding HMG box-containing protein 1 isoform X2 — translation MATGLSEHHNMVWEVKTNQMPNAVQKLLLVMDKRASGMNDSLELLQCNENLPSSPGYNSCDEHMELDDLPELQAVQSDPTQSGMYQLSSDVSHQEYPRSSWNQNTSDIPETTYRENEVDWLTELANIATSPQSPLMQCSFYNRSSPVHIIATSKSLHSYARPPPVSSSSKSEPAFPHHHWKEETPVRHERANSESESGIFCMSSLSDDDDLGWCNSWPSTVWHCFLKGTRLCFHKGSNKEWQDVEDFARAEGCDNEEDLQMGIHKGYGSDGLKLLSHEESVSFGESVLKLTFDPGTVEDGLLTVECKLDHPFYVKNKGWSSFYPSLTVVQHGIPCCEVHIGDVCLPPGHPDAINFDDSGVFDTFKSYDFTPMDSSAVYVLSSMARQRRASLSCGGPGGQDFARSGFSKNCGSPGSSQLSSSSLYAKAVKNHSSGTVSATSPNKCKRPMNAFMLFAKKYRVEYTQMYPGKDNRAISVILGDRWKKMKNEERRMYTLEAKALAEEQKRLNPDCWKRKRTNSGSQQH, via the exons TCAGAGCACCATAACATGGTGTGGGAAGTGAAGACAAATCAGATGCCTAATGCAGTACAGAAACTCCTGTTGGTGATGGACAAGAGAGCCTCAGGAATGAATGACTCATTGGAGTTGCTGCAGTGTAATGAGAATTTGCCATCTTCACCTGGATATAACTCCTGTGATGAACACATGGAGCTTG ATGACCTTCCTGAACTTCAGGCAGTTCAAAGTGATCCTACCCAATCTGGCATGTACCAGCTGAGTTCAGATGTTTCACATCAAGAATACCCAAGATCATCTTGGAACCAAAATACCTCAGACATACCAGAAACTACTTACCGTGAAAATGAGGTGGACTGGCTAACAGAATTGGCAAATATCGCGACCAGTCCACAAAGTCCACTGATGCAGTGCTCATTTTACAATAG ATCATCTCCTGTACACATCATAGCCACTAGCAAAAGTTTACATTCCTATGCACGCCCTCCACCAGTGTCCTCTTCTTCGAAGAGTGAACCAGCCTTCCCTCATCACCATTGGAAGGAGGAAACACCAGTAAGACATGAAAGG gcaAATAGTGAGTCAGAATCTGGCATTTTCTGCATGTCCTCCCTGTCAGATGATGATGATTTGGGATGGTGCAATTCCTGGCCTTCAACTGTCTGGCACTGTTTtttgaaag GAACACGACTGTGCTTTCATAAGGGAAGCAATAAGGAATGGCAAGATGTCGAAGATTTTGCTAGAGCTGAAGGCTGTGATAATGAGGAAGATCTTCAAATGGGCATTCACAAG GGCTATGGTTCTGATGGTCTAAAGTTGTTATCACATGAAGAAAGTGTATCATTTGGCGAGTCTGTACTGAAGTTGACTTTTGATCCTGGTACAGTAGAAGATGGTTTACTTACCGTAGAGTGTAAGCTGGACCACCCtttctatgttaaaaataaag GTTGGTCATCATTTTATCCAAGCTTGACTGTGGTACAGCATGGCATTCCATGTTGTGAAGTTCATATTGGCGATGTATGTCTACCTCCTGGACACCCCGATGCCATTAATTTTGATGATTCAGGTGTTTTTGATACATTTAAAAG ctaTGACTTCACACCTATGGATTCTTCCGCAGTTTATGTGTTAAGTAGTATGGCTCGCCAGCGTCGTGCATCTTTGTCTTGTGGAGGACCTGGTGGTCAAGACTTTGCAAGATCTGGATTCAGTAAAAACTGTGGCTCACCTGGATCATCACAGCTCTCTTCCAGTTCTTTGTATGCTAAAGCTGTCAAAAACCACAGCTCAGGGACTGTGAGTGCCACTTCTCCTAATAAGTGCAAAAGACCAATGAATGCCTTCATGCTTTTTGCCAAAAAATACAGAGTTGAATATACTCAGATGTATCCAGGGAAAGATAACAG agcCATAAGTGTGATCCTTGGTGACAGgtggaagaaaatgaagaatgaagAGAGAAGAATGTACACATTAGAAGCAAAGGCTTTGGCTGAAGAACAGAAACGTTTAAATCCTGACtgttggaagaggaaaagaaCCAATTCA GGCTCACAACAACATTAA